One genomic window of Cannabis sativa cultivar Pink pepper isolate KNU-18-1 chromosome 2, ASM2916894v1, whole genome shotgun sequence includes the following:
- the LOC115718943 gene encoding pentatricopeptide repeat-containing protein At5g59600 — MRRCIRGPTLFVIHRSNPIIIHRKLFQTSVDTYAKVIEIYDRDRDLNSGRVLHSHLIINGLIRRTHIASKLIALYVVCGKLNNARKVFDKIPETNIRRYIVLIGAYARYGFHQQALNLYREMQKMGIKPNIFIVPSVLKACGHLSDSRIGENLHAMILKHSFDYDIFVNSSLIDMYSKTGQVEKARGVFDTMEEKDLVAFNALLSGYAQRGLPEQALDLVGKMQIEGAVTPNIVTWNTLVAGFSQKGDEVMVSQLFKKMVDREIKPDVVSWTSIISGLVKNFRNDEAFDTFKEMLAHGLSPTSATMSSLLSACSVVANVARGKEIHGYALVTGVEDNIFVRSALVDMYAKCGFIHDARALFFKMTERNTVTWNSMIFGYANNGFCGEAIELFKQMMEEDNKKLDHLTFTAVLTACSHMGMVDLGQSLFNLMQEEYKINPRLEHYACVVDLLGRAGKLTEAYDMVKTMPIEPDLFIWGALLGACRNYGNIDIAEIAAKHLRELEPESAGNKLLLSNLYADAGNWANVARLKKTINRKKLRKFPGCSWIET; from the coding sequence ATGCGCCGTTGCATTCGAGGGCCGACGTTATTCGTAATCCATCGGAGCAATCCCATCATAATCCATCGTAAATTGTTTCAGACATCAGTTGATACATATGCGAAGGTCATCGAAATCTATGACCGTGATCGAGACTTGAACTCAGGAAGAGTGCTCCACTCTCACCTAATTATTAATGGGTTGATTCGTCGCACCCATATCGCTTCTAAGCTTATAGCATTATACGTTGTTTGTGGCAAACTAAACAATGCACGAAAAGTGTTCGACAAAATTCCTGAAACAAATATTCGCCGTTATATTGTCCTTATTGGGGCCTATGCTCGATATGGATTTCATCAACAGGCACTTAATTTGTACAGAGAAATGCAAAAAATGGGTATTAAGCCCAACATATTTATCGTTCCTAGCGTTCTCAAAGCCTGCGGTCACCTCTCCGATTCACGAATAGGAGAGAATCTTCACGCTATGATACTTAAACACTCGTTTGACTATGACATTTTTGTTAACAGTTCACTCATTGATATGTACTCGAAGACTGGACAAGTAGAGAAAGCACGCGGGGTTTTTGATACCATGGAGGAAAAAGATTTGGTGGCGTTTAATGCTCTTCTTTCAGGCTATGCTCAACGTGGATTACCTGAACAAGCGTTAGATTTGGTAGGGAAAATGCAAATAGAAGGAGCAGTAACACCTAATATAGTAACTTGGAACACTTTGGTAGCTGGGTTTTCTCAAAAGGGTGATGAGGTAATGGTTTCCCAACTTTTTAAGAAGATGGTTGATCGAGAGATCAAACCTGATGTTGTGTCTTGGACTTCAATTATATCTGGATTGGTGAAGAATTTTCGTAATGATGAAGCATTTGATACTTTTAAGGAGATGTTGGCTCATGGGTTATCTCCAACTTCAGCTACTATGAGTAGTCTCTTGTCTGCCTGTTCGGTTGTGGCAAATGTTGCGCGAGGGAAGGAGATTCATGGTTATGCATTGGTGACTGGTGTTGAAGATAATATATTCGTAAGAAGTGCTTTAGTTGACATGTATGCTAAATGTGGATTCATACATGATGCCAGGGCATTGTTCTTCAAGATGACAGAAAGAAACACAGTAACTTGGAACTCAATGATTTTTGGGTACGCAAATAATGGATTCTGCGGTGAAGCAATTGAGCTTTTCAAACAGATGATGGAGGAAGACAACAAGAAACTTGATCACCTGACTTTCACTGCAGTTCTCACTGCTTGTAGCCATATGGGCATGGTTGATCTTGGACAAAGTCTGTTCAACTTGATGCAAGAAGAGTACAAAATCAATCCAAGACTTGAGCATTATGCTTGTGTTGTTGATCTCCTCGGTCGAGCTGGAAAACTCACTGAAGCTTATGACATGGTTAAGACAATGCCAATTGAGCCAGATTTGTTTATATGGGGAGCATTACTTGGGGCTTGCAGGAACTACGGGAATATAGATATTGCTGAAATAGCAGCTAAGCATTTGAGGGAGCTAGAGCCTGAGAGTGCAGGCAACAAACTACTGCTATCAAATCTATATGCTGATGCAGGTAACTGGGCAAATGTAGCAAGGTTGAAGAAAACTATAAACAGAAAAAAGTTGAGAAAATTTCCTGGCTGCAGTTGGATAGAGACCTGA
- the LOC115718944 gene encoding transcription factor BOA: MGEEVRMGEYEGGIDDGGADEERVLEWEAGLPSVDDLTPLSQPLIPPELASAFSISPVQCRSLVDVNRASRDTLSSLRGMQSQAFSSNNFKSFGDSPDSMVVENDENENENENDDDDNRDGSGSDSRKSRKIDSVEEADLALPTDNSTDDPSARTLKRPRLVWTPQLHKRFVDVVAHLGIKNAVPKTIMQLMNVEGLTRENVASHLQKYRLYLKRMQGLSNDDPSSSDQLFSSTPVPQSFNESGGSGHSHGNGHLQIPMPIPYQSMMSMPVLGMSHGGHGQMGIPVGAPNGAVGYHGFESHHPYSMLQQRDWSGNKYGSVVTYPHVAPSEK, from the coding sequence ATGGGTGAGGAGGTGAGGATGGGTGAATACGAGGGCGGTATAGACGATGGTGGTGCTGATGAAGAGCGAGTTCTGGAATGGGAAGCTGGGTTACCGAGCGTTGACGATCTAACGCCTTTGTCGCAGCCGTTGATCCCTCCGGAGCTGGCGTCAGCGTTTAGTATTTCGCCGGTGCAGTGTCGGTCGCTGGTCGATGTCAATCGCGCGTCGAGGGATACGTTATCGTCGCTTCGTGGTATGCAATCGCAGGCTTTCTCGTCGAATAATTTCAAGTCATTTGGTGACAGCCCTGATTCTATGGTAGTTGAGAACGACGAGAATGAGAACGAGAACGAGAACGATGATGATGATAATCGAGATGGTTCTGGATCCGATTCAAGGAAATCTAGGAAAATTGACTCTGTCGAGGAGGCTGATTTAGCTCTCCCGACTGATAATTCGACCGACGACCCTTCAGCTCGGACCCTCAAGAGGCCTCGCCTTGTATGGACTCCTCAGCTCCATAAGCGGTTCGTCGATGTCGTGGCACATCTGGGTATCAAGAACGCGGTTCCTAAGACCATTATGCAGTTGATGAACGTGGAGGGCTTGACCCGTGAGAACGTGGCTAGCCATTTGCAGAAGTACCGGCTCTACTTAAAGAGGATGCAGGGTTTATCGAACGATGATCCTTCGTCTTCGGACCAGCTCTTTTCTTCCACACCGGTACCGCAGAGCTTTAACGAATCCGGTGGGAGCGGTCACTCGCATGGAAACGGACACTTGCAGATACCGATGCCGATTCCATACCAGTCGATGATGTCTATGCCGGTTTTAGGAATGAGTCATGGTGGCCATGGACAAATGGGCATTCCCGTTGGGGCTCCCAATGGTGCCGTGGGTTACCATGGGTTCGAGTCGCATCATCCGTACAGCATGTTGCAGCAGCGAGATTGGTCTGGAAATAAGTACGGTTCAGTGGTAACTTACCCACATGTTGCTCCAAGTGAGAAATAG
- the LOC115719310 gene encoding uncharacterized protein LOC115719310, with the protein MAATTSISLSPPDFISMLHHKPCLFLKPHKQSFSPITTFSSKKTQTFHNPLFKIRKQNNPIWRIYATAGETPPLEATPLETSQQIVSTGDELTANIISALLIIAFVGLSIVTVGVIYIGVTDFLQKRERDKFEKEEAAKSKKGGKKKKVKARAGPRGFGQKIVEDEDF; encoded by the exons ATGGCTGCCACCACATCCATATCTCTATCACCACCAGATTTCATCTCCATGCTCCACCACAAACCTTGTCTATTTCTTAAACCCCATAAGCAATCCTTCTCACCCATAACCACTTTCTCATCCAAAAAGACTCAAACTTTCCACAACCCACTTTTCAAAATCAGAAAACAAAACAACCCAATTTGGAGAATTTATGCCACGGCCGGTGAAACTCCTCCATTAGAAGCCACCCCACTTGAGACTTCTCAGCAAATTGTCTCCACCGGGGACGAGCTCACTGCCAACATCATTTCTGCTCTTCTCATTATTGCCTTTGTTGGTCTATCTATTGTCACAGTAGGg GTTATCTACATTGGTGTGACGGATTTCTTGCAGAAAAGGGAGAGAGATAAGTTTGAGAAAGAAGAGGCAGCTAAATCCAAGAAGGGTGGTAAGAAGAAGAAGGTAAAAGCAAGAGCTGGTCCAAGAGGATTCGGCCAAAAAATTGTAGAGGACGAAGATTTTTAA
- the LOC115719309 gene encoding pumilio homolog 2, producing MLSELGRRPMLGGNEGSFGDELEKEIGLLLREQRRQDSSDDRERELNMCRSGSAPPTVEGSLNAVGGLFGGGGGGAAAAAAAFAELSAAKNGNGFVSEEELRSDPAYLSYYYTNVNLNPRLPPPLLSKEDWRFSQRLKGGNSALGGIGDRRKGNRADDNSGRSMFSMPPGFNSTKQEGEFELEKIRASGEWGGDGLIGLPGLGLGSKQKSLAEIIQDDLGRASPAGGLPSRPASRNAFEENVDNVNSAEADLAHLHHEMRTSDGANGSKGQQSSYSYAAALGASLSRSTTPDPQLVARAPSPCLTPIGGGRTSVSEKRGITSPNSFNGVSSNTNESADLVAALSGMNLSTNGVMDDENHFSSHMRQDVDSHQNYLFGLQGGENHNGQHPYLKKSESGQMHMSSNQQSAKSLYSDLGKSNGSGSDMRKPIDLHKSASSNSYLKGSPTSTLNGGGGLHAPYQQLDGTNPSFSSYGLGGYSMNPALASMMASQLGSGNVPPFYDNGAVASAVQSPVMDSRVLGGGLTSGQNLAAAASDSHNLGRMGSPMGGGALQSPFVDPMYLQYMRTSEYAAAQLSALNDPSADRSYLGNSYVNLLELQKAYLSLLSPQKSQYGVPLGGKSGGSNNLGYYGNSAYGVGMSYPGSPVPNSPVGPGSPMRHSELNMRYPSGMRNLPGGLMGAWHLDGGNMDESFASSLLEEFKSNKAKSFELSEISGHVVEFSADQYGSRFIQQKLETATIEEKNMVYQEIMPQALALMTDVFGNYVIQKFFEHGLAHQRRELANKLFGHVLTLSLQMYGCRVIQKAIEVVDLDQKIKMVKELDGNIMRCVRDQNGNHVIQKCIECVPEDAIQFIVSTFYDQVVTLSTHPYGCRVIQRVLEHCEDPTTQSKVMDEILGAVSMLAQDQYGNYVVQHVLEHGKPHERSAIIKELAGKIVIMSQQKFASNVVEKCLTFGGPAERELLVNEMLGSTDENEPLQAMMKDQFANYVVQKVLETCDDQQRELILSRIKVHLNALKKYTYGKHIVARVEKLVAAGERRIAAQSPHPAALVA from the exons ATGCTGTCTGAATTGGGAAGAAGGCCAATGCTTGGAGGTAACGAGGGATCGTTTGGGGACGAGCTAGAGAAGGAGATTGGTTTGTTGCTCCGGGAGCAGCGGCGGCAAGACTCCTCCGATGATCGTGAACGTGAGCTGAATATGTGTAGAAGTGGATCAGCTCCTCCAACTGTTGAGGGCTCTTTAAATGCCGTGGGAGGATTGTTTGGCGGTGGAGGTGGGGGCGCTGCAGCTGCTGCTGCTGCCTTTGCAGAGTTGTCTGCAGCTAAGAATGGCAATGGTTTTGTCTCTGAGGAAGAGCTAAGGTCTGATCCAGCTTATCTTTCCTACTATTACACGAATGTTAATCTAAATCCTCGGTTACCACCTCCTTTGCTTTCAAAGGAGGATTGGAGGTTTTCCCAAAGGTTGAAAGGAGGGAACTCAGCTTTGGGGGGGATTGGAGACAGAAGAAAAGGAAATAGAGCTGATGATAACAGCGGTAGATCGATGTTTTCGATGCCGCCTGGTTTCAACTCGACGAAACAAGAGGGAGAGTTTGAGTTGGAGAAAATACGTGCCTCAGGAGAGTGGGGTGGCGATGGACTGATTGGTTTACCGGGTTTAGGACTTGGGAGCAAACAAAAGAGCCTTGCTGAAATTATTCAG GATGACTTGGGGCGAGCAAGTCCTGCTGGCGGGCTTCCTTCTCGCCCTGCAAGCCGAAATGCTTTTGAGGAAAATGTAGACAACGTAAACTCTGCTGAAGCTGATCTGGCACATTTGCATCATGAAATGAGGACTTCTGATGGTGCAAATGGTAGTAAGGGTCAACAGTCTTCATATAGTTATGCTGCTGCTCTAGGTGCTTCCTTGTCCCGAAGCACTACTCCTGATCCCCAACTTGTTGCTAGGGCTCCCAGTCCTTGTCTTACACCTATTGGCGGAGGGAGGACTAGTGTCTCAGAGAAGAGAGGCATTACTAGCCCAAACTCCTTTAATGGTGTCTCATCTAACACTAACGAGTCTGCAGATTTGGTAGCTGCTTTGTCTGGAATGAACTTATCAACAAACGGTGTGATGGATGATGAGAATCATTTCTCATCACACATGAGACAAGATGTTGATAGTCATCAGAATTATCTCTTTGGCTTACAAGGTGGTGAGAATCATAACGGCCAACATCCCTACCTCAAGAAGTCTGAATCTGGGCAGATGCACATGTCATCTAATCAACAATCAGCAAAAAGTTTGTATTCTGACTTAGGGAAGAGCAATGGGAGTGGGTCAGACATGAGGAAGCCAATCGATCTTCACAAATCTGCTTCAAGCAACTCTTACTTGAAGGGGTCTCCTACTTCCACCCTCAATGGTGGAGGTGGCTTACATGCTCCATATCAGCAATTGGATGGTACAAATCCATCGTTTTCTAGTTATGGGTTGGGTGGATATTCTATGAATCCTGCATTAGCATCCATGATGGCTAGCCAACTTGGTAGTGGTAATGTGCCACCATTTTATGATAACGGTGCTGTGGCTTCAGCTGTGCAATCTCCTGTAATGGACTCAAGAGTGCTTGGAGGAGGTTTGACTTCTGGACAAAACCTAGCAGCTGCTGCATCTGATTCACACAATCTTGGTAGAATGGGGAGTCCAATGGGAGGAGGTGCTCTTCAGTCCCCTTTTGTGGATCCTATGTATCTTCAGTACATGAGGACATCTGAGTATGCTGCAGCACAGCTTAGTGCCCTTAATGATCCTTCTGCTGACAGGAGCTACTTAGGTAATTCCTATGTTAATTTACTTGAACTTCAAAAAGCATATCTATCTCTCTTATCGCCACAGAAATCTCAGTATGGTGTTCCCTTGGGTGGGAAGTCTGGTGGTTCTAATAATCTTGGTTACTATGGGAATTCTGCATATGGTGTTGGCATGTCTTATCCTGGAAGTCCTGTTCCGAATTCTCCTGTTGGTCCTGGTAGTCCTATGAGGCATAGTGAGCTTAATATGAGGTATCCTTCTGGAATGAGGAACTTGCCTGGGGGTCTCATGGGAGCTTGGCATCTGGATGGGGGTAACATGGATGAAAGCTTTGCATCCTCACTGCTGGAGGAGTTCAAGAGTAATAAAGCCAAATCATTTGAACTTTCAGAAATTTCTGGACATGTTGTTGAGTTCAG TGCGGATCAATATGGGAGTCGCTTTATTCAACAAAAACTTGAAACAGCCACCATAGAAGAGAAGAACATGGTTTATCAGGAAATCATGCCTCAAGCTCTTGCTTTGATGACTGATGTATTTGGCAATTATGTAATTCAGAAG TTTTTCGAGCATGGGCTTGCACACCAAAGGAGGGAGCTAGCGAACAAGCTTTTTGGCCATGTCCTGACACTAAGCCTTCAAATGTATGGCTGTCGGGTGATCCAAAAG GCAATAGAAGTTGTTGATCTGGACCAGAAGATTAAAATGGTCAAGGAGCTTGATGGTAATATCATGCGCTGTGTTCGTGATCAGAATGGGAACCATGTGATCCAGAAGTGTATTGAATGTGTTCCTGAAGATGCAATTCAGTTTATTGTTTCAACCTTTTATGATCAAGTGGTTACACTATCCACTCACCCTTATGGGTGTCGCGTCATACAG AGAGTCCTGGAGCATTGTGAGGATCCAACAACACAGAGTAAAGTGATGGATGAGATTTTAGGAGCTGTTAGCATGTTAGCTCAAGATCAGTATGGAAATTATGTTGTTCAG CATGTGCTGGAGCATGGAAAACCTCATGAGCGTTCCGCCATCATCAAGGAATTAGCTGGGAAAATAGTTATAATGAGTCAACAGAAGTTTGCCTCTAATGTTGTAGAAAAATGTTTAACATTTGGTGGCCCTGCTGAACGTGAGTTATTAGTAAATGAAATGCTTGGCTCTACTGATGAAAATGAGCCTCTTCAG GCAATGATGAAGGATCAGTTTGCCAACTATGTCGTACAGAAGGTATTGGAGACTTGTGATGACCAACAACGCGAGTTGATCCTTTCGCGTATTAAAGTTCATTTGAATGCATTGAAGAAATACACTTATGGGAAGCATATTGTTGCACGTGTAGAGAAACTTGTTGCTGCTGGAG AAAGGAGAATTGCAGCTCAGTCTCCACACCCTGCTGCACTGGTGGCTTAG